The following are encoded together in the Streptomyces sp. NBC_01465 genome:
- a CDS encoding AI-2E family transporter, which translates to MAPTDERAQDPTAADTEPPVPPPPAADRGEAGPARMPRWLPRAMVLALALIACFQLGSWAFHQLIGLLINILIAFFVALAVEPAVGRMASRGMRRGLATFLIFFGLLIAAAGFVFLLGAMLAGQIVDMVEEFPKYLDSVINWINQTFHTDLSRVAVQDSLLHSDWLQKYVQNSASGVLDVSTTVLGGLFRLLTIFLFAFYFAADGPRLRRALCSVLPPAKQTEVLRAWEIAVDKTGGYLYSRGLMALISGVAHYILLAALGIPYAPALAVWVGLVSQFIPTIGTYLAGALPMLIAFTVDPWYAVWVLVFVVIYQQFENYVLQPKLTSKTVDIHPAVAFGSVIAGTALLGAVGALIAIPAIATLQAFLGAYVKRYEVTDDPRVHGRRRPRSGATVLARIRRALRQDRD; encoded by the coding sequence GTGGCACCGACAGACGAGAGAGCCCAGGACCCGACCGCCGCGGACACCGAGCCGCCGGTCCCGCCGCCGCCCGCCGCCGACCGCGGCGAGGCCGGTCCCGCACGAATGCCGCGCTGGCTGCCGCGGGCGATGGTGCTGGCGCTCGCCCTCATCGCCTGTTTCCAGCTGGGCAGTTGGGCCTTCCACCAGCTGATCGGGCTGCTGATCAACATCCTGATCGCGTTCTTCGTGGCGCTGGCGGTGGAGCCGGCCGTGGGGCGGATGGCGTCGCGCGGGATGCGCAGAGGGCTCGCCACGTTCCTGATCTTCTTCGGGCTGCTGATCGCCGCGGCGGGCTTCGTCTTCCTGCTCGGAGCGATGCTCGCGGGCCAGATCGTGGACATGGTCGAGGAGTTCCCCAAGTACCTCGACTCGGTGATCAACTGGATCAACCAGACCTTCCACACCGATCTGTCGCGGGTCGCGGTCCAGGACAGCCTGCTGCACTCCGACTGGCTGCAGAAGTACGTGCAGAACAGCGCGAGCGGCGTCCTGGACGTCTCGACGACCGTGCTCGGCGGCCTCTTCAGGCTCCTGACGATCTTCCTGTTCGCCTTCTACTTCGCGGCCGACGGCCCCCGGCTGCGGCGCGCCCTGTGCTCCGTACTCCCGCCGGCCAAGCAGACCGAGGTGCTGCGCGCCTGGGAGATCGCGGTCGACAAGACCGGCGGCTATCTCTACTCGCGCGGCCTGATGGCGCTCATCTCGGGCGTGGCGCACTACATCCTGCTGGCCGCGCTGGGCATTCCGTACGCTCCCGCCCTCGCGGTCTGGGTGGGCCTGGTCTCCCAGTTCATCCCCACCATCGGCACGTATCTGGCGGGCGCCCTGCCGATGCTGATCGCCTTCACCGTCGACCCCTGGTACGCGGTGTGGGTGCTCGTGTTCGTCGTGATCTACCAGCAGTTCGAGAATTACGTGCTGCAGCCGAAGCTCACCTCCAAGACCGTCGACATCCATCCCGCGGTGGCGTTCGGCTCGGTCATCGCGGGCACCGCGCTGCTGGGGGCGGTCGGCGCGCTGATCGCGATCCCCGCGATCGCGACGCTGCAGGCCTTCCTCGGGGCGTACGTGAAGCGGTACGAGGTGACGGACGACCCGCGCGTGCACGGCAGGCGCAGGCCGCGCAGCGGGGCCACGGTCCTGGCCCGGATACGGCGTGCGCTGCGCCAGGACCGGGACTGA
- the recA gene encoding recombinase RecA, with amino-acid sequence MEPMAGTDRDKALDAALAQIERQFGKGAVMRMGERTNEPIEVIPTGSTALDVALGVGGLPRGRVVEVYGPESSGKTTLTLHAVANAQKLGGSVAFIDAEHALDPEYAKKLGVDIDNLILSQPDSGEQALEIVDMLVRSGALDLIVIDSVAALVPRAEIEGEMGDSHVGLQARLMSQALRKITGALNQSKTTAIFINQLREKIGVMFGSPETTTGGRALKFYASVRLDIRRIETLKDGTDAVGNRTRVKVVKNKVAPPFKQAEFDILYGQGISREGGLIDMGVDHGFVRKAGAWYTYEGDQLGQGKENARNFLKDNPDLANEIEKKILEKLGIGVRADAPAAEPGADAAAAAPADDAAKSVPAPATKAKTAKAAAAKS; translated from the coding sequence GTGGAACCCATGGCAGGTACGGACCGCGACAAGGCGCTCGACGCCGCGCTCGCGCAGATTGAACGGCAATTCGGCAAGGGCGCAGTAATGCGCATGGGCGAGCGGACCAACGAGCCCATCGAGGTCATCCCGACCGGGTCGACCGCACTCGACGTCGCGCTCGGCGTCGGCGGCCTTCCGCGCGGCCGCGTGGTGGAGGTGTACGGCCCGGAGTCCTCCGGCAAGACGACCCTGACGCTGCACGCCGTCGCCAACGCGCAGAAGCTCGGCGGCTCGGTGGCCTTCATCGACGCGGAGCACGCACTCGACCCCGAGTACGCGAAGAAGCTCGGCGTCGACATCGACAACCTGATCCTCTCGCAGCCCGACAGCGGTGAGCAGGCTCTGGAGATCGTGGACATGCTGGTCCGCTCCGGTGCCCTCGACCTGATCGTCATCGACTCCGTTGCGGCGCTCGTGCCGCGTGCGGAGATCGAGGGCGAGATGGGCGACTCGCACGTCGGTCTGCAGGCGCGACTGATGAGCCAGGCCCTCCGCAAGATCACCGGTGCGCTGAACCAGTCCAAGACCACCGCGATCTTCATCAACCAGCTCCGCGAGAAGATCGGCGTGATGTTCGGCTCCCCGGAGACCACCACCGGTGGCCGGGCGCTGAAGTTCTACGCATCGGTGCGTCTCGACATCCGGCGCATCGAGACGCTGAAGGACGGCACCGACGCGGTCGGCAACCGCACCCGCGTCAAGGTCGTCAAGAACAAGGTCGCGCCGCCCTTCAAGCAGGCCGAGTTCGACATCCTCTACGGCCAGGGCATCAGCCGCGAGGGCGGCCTGATCGACATGGGCGTGGATCACGGCTTCGTCCGCAAGGCCGGCGCCTGGTACACGTACGAGGGCGACCAGCTCGGCCAGGGCAAGGAGAACGCCCGCAACTTCCTCAAGGACAACCCCGACCTCGCCAACGAGATCGAGAAGAAGATCCTGGAGAAGCTGGGTATCGGTGTCCGTGCGGACGCCCCGGCGGCCGAGCCGGGCGCGGACGCGGCAGCTGCCGCACCCGCGGACGACGCGGCGAAGTCGGTGCCCGCTCCGGCAACCAAGGCCAAGACGGCCAAGGCTGCCGCGGCCAAGAGCTAG
- the recX gene encoding recombination regulator RecX: MTRRTEWAGATDSEDGEGTRRPERRRDRSQERPEKSQDPAERARAICLRLLTGTPRTRKQLADALKKREIPDEISDEVLSRFEEVGLINDAAFADAWVESRHHGRGLARRALARELRTKGVDSAVIDDAVGQLDSEQEEERARELVDRKLRSTRGLERDKRLRRLAGMLARKGYPEGMALRVVRRALEEEGEDTEGLEYEAF, translated from the coding sequence ATGACCCGGAGAACCGAATGGGCGGGGGCCACGGACTCCGAGGACGGCGAGGGGACCCGGCGACCGGAGCGGCGACGCGACCGGTCGCAGGAGCGGCCGGAGAAGTCTCAGGACCCGGCGGAGCGGGCGCGGGCGATCTGCCTGCGCCTGCTCACCGGGACCCCGCGCACGCGCAAGCAACTGGCTGACGCTCTGAAGAAGCGGGAGATCCCGGACGAGATCTCGGACGAGGTCCTCTCCCGCTTCGAAGAAGTCGGCCTGATCAATGACGCGGCTTTCGCGGATGCCTGGGTCGAGTCCCGCCATCACGGCAGGGGCCTGGCCCGGCGGGCGCTCGCACGGGAGCTGCGGACGAAGGGCGTCGACTCCGCCGTGATCGACGATGCCGTCGGGCAGCTCGACTCCGAGCAGGAGGAGGAGCGCGCCCGCGAGCTCGTCGACCGCAAGCTCCGCTCCACCCGGGGACTGGAGCGCGACAAGCGGCTGCGCCGCCTGGCCGGGATGCTGGCCCGCAAGGGATACCCCGAGGGCATGGCCCTGCGGGTGGTCCGGCGTGCCCTGGAGGAGGAAGGCGAAGACACCGAAGGCCTGGAGTACGAGGCGTTCTGA
- a CDS encoding winged helix-turn-helix domain-containing protein produces the protein MTRESGGTEIADLAALKALAHPRRQQILQHLTLGGPATSAILARALELNTGATSYHLRELARYGFVEETEGEGTRRERWWRTVPGDRRFPPRSRQTPEMRLVMDELNHHAYAADLELFERLQRDSDSDDFAYSRSEIRLTPTELREFFEEYIALLNRYKRPEDATPSGARTVHTRLMAFPAPEDAS, from the coding sequence ATGACAAGGGAATCCGGCGGTACGGAGATTGCGGATCTCGCCGCGCTCAAAGCGCTGGCGCACCCGCGCAGGCAACAGATTCTTCAGCACCTCACCCTGGGCGGTCCGGCGACCTCCGCCATCCTCGCCCGCGCCCTGGAGCTGAACACCGGCGCCACCAGCTACCACCTGCGCGAACTCGCCCGGTACGGCTTCGTCGAGGAGACCGAGGGCGAGGGCACGCGCCGCGAACGCTGGTGGCGGACGGTCCCCGGAGACCGGCGGTTCCCGCCGCGCAGCCGGCAGACACCCGAGATGCGGCTCGTCATGGACGAGCTGAACCACCACGCCTACGCGGCCGACCTCGAACTCTTCGAACGACTGCAGCGCGACAGCGACAGCGACGACTTCGCCTACTCGCGCTCGGAGATCCGGCTCACACCCACCGAACTCCGGGAGTTCTTCGAGGAGTACATCGCGCTCCTCAACCGCTACAAGCGCCCCGAGGACGCGACACCGTCCGGCGCCCGCACCGTGCACACCCGACTGATGGCCTTCCCTGCCCCTGAGGACGCATCATGA